The sequence below is a genomic window from Nocardioides oleivorans.
GCGCGCCGAGGAAGGCGTCCCCGGTCCAGTCCTCGAAGAGGTCGCCTCGGTAGACCATCAGGCTGCCCGGGGAGATGCTCGGCGTCCACGATGCGGCGGGGGCGGCGTACCCGTCGCCCTCGGCGTGGTCCGGGATCTCCCCGCCGCCGTAGTCGCTGCCGTTGGACGCCTCGGGCCAGCCGTAGTTGGCGCCGGCCTCGACCAGGTTGAGCTCGTCGCCGCCCTCCGGCCCCATCTCGGAGGACCAGAGCGTGCCGTCGGGGGCGTGCTCGAGCCCGAGCGGGTTGCGGTGCCCCCAGCTCCAGATCTCGGCGCTCACCCCGCCCTCGTCGGCCAGCGGGTTGCCGGGAGCGGGGTCGCCGTCGAGCGTCAGCCGGACGATCGACCCGAGGGTGTTGCCGGTGTCCTGCGCGGGCTGGCCCTGCTGCCGGTCGCCGGAGGAGACGAAGAGGTGGTCGCCGTCGGGCGAGAACGCCAGCCGGTGGCTGAAGTGTCCGTCTCCCCCGGTCTTCGGGGTCTGCCGCCAGATGACCTCGAGGTCCTCGAGCGCGGCCCCGTCGGCACCGGTCACCAGTCGCGCGCGGCCGACGGCGGCACCCGTCCCACCGTCGCCCTCCTCGACCCAGCTGAGGTAGACGAGCCCGTCGTCGGCGTACGACGGCCCCGGCAGCACGTCGCCGAGACCGCCCTGGCCGGCGACGACCACCTCGGGCGTGCCCGAG
It includes:
- a CDS encoding PQQ-dependent sugar dehydrogenase: MKPVAVALAGLLAAVTTACSGDTARSGALGPATAEDDDAWPFEVVEVDRLDDPWAMAFLPDSDDLLITERTGTLHLRDGETGERVEVSGTPEVVVAGQGGLGDVLPGPSYADDGLVYLSWVEEGDGGTGAAVGRARLVTGADGAALEDLEVIWRQTPKTGGDGHFSHRLAFSPDGDHLFVSSGDRQQGQPAQDTGNTLGSIVRLTLDGDPAPGNPLADEGGVSAEIWSWGHRNPLGLEHAPDGTLWSSEMGPEGGDELNLVEAGANYGWPEASNGSDYGGGEIPDHAEGDGYAAPAASWTPSISPGSLMVYRGDLFEDWTGDAFLGALSGEALVRVDLDGSTATKAEVFDLGQRIRAVEEGPDGAIWLLEDAGAGRLLRLTPA